In a genomic window of Myxococcus fulvus:
- a CDS encoding S1 family peptidase: MNRRQHVLWAATGLFTTLVLSTSALAKAEDVSAEVLTAMQRDLGLTAEQVRDRLENEAFAARTERTLRGELGDSFAGAWLSETADRLIVGVTTAAGEQAVRRAGAEPRWVRRTERELDALKESLDRGADVVSKDIHGWYVDLPTNSVVVLAQDTAAVNAERFIAESGVRDGAVRVVISREPFRPRYDVRGGDAYYINSVSTRCTIGFAVDGGFITAGHCAAVNSFTLGNNGVIQGIVRGSSFPINDYGWVQVSWDWIPRPWVYNYAWANVPVAGSAEAGLNTSVCRSGSSSGWHCGTITSKNFTANYAEGPVYGLTFTRMCAEHGDSGGPVLWGNQAQGVVSGGSGTCAATGGHVLFQPVNEILSAYGLSLTTQGASEIVGLQGSCIDVAYSSTANGTPLQLWTCNSTDAQKWSFLADGSLRAFGKCMDVTWSSSTSGTPLQLWDCNGSDAQKFSFSDAGELVNRLTQKCVTVESSSGGNGARLQIWECIGAATQKWQPR; this comes from the coding sequence ATGAACCGAAGACAGCATGTGCTCTGGGCCGCGACAGGGCTATTCACCACCCTGGTCCTTTCCACCTCCGCGCTCGCAAAGGCCGAGGATGTCTCCGCCGAAGTGCTCACCGCGATGCAGCGGGACCTGGGGCTGACCGCCGAGCAGGTGCGTGATCGACTGGAGAACGAGGCCTTCGCCGCGCGTACGGAGCGGACGCTGCGCGGTGAGCTGGGTGACTCCTTCGCCGGCGCGTGGCTGAGCGAGACGGCAGACCGGCTCATTGTCGGCGTCACCACCGCCGCGGGCGAGCAGGCCGTGCGTCGGGCAGGCGCGGAGCCTCGCTGGGTGAGGCGCACGGAGCGGGAGCTGGACGCGCTGAAGGAGTCGCTGGACCGGGGCGCGGACGTGGTCAGCAAGGACATCCATGGCTGGTACGTGGACCTCCCCACCAACAGCGTCGTGGTGCTCGCCCAGGACACGGCGGCGGTGAACGCCGAGCGCTTCATCGCGGAGAGTGGAGTGAGGGACGGCGCCGTGCGGGTGGTCATCTCCCGCGAGCCATTCCGGCCCCGGTATGACGTACGAGGCGGTGATGCCTATTACATCAACAGCGTCAGCACTCGCTGCACCATCGGCTTCGCCGTGGACGGAGGCTTTATCACCGCGGGCCACTGCGCCGCAGTGAACTCCTTCACGCTGGGCAACAACGGCGTGATTCAAGGCATCGTGCGCGGCTCGTCCTTCCCAATCAATGACTACGGCTGGGTGCAGGTGAGCTGGGACTGGATTCCACGGCCGTGGGTCTACAACTACGCGTGGGCCAACGTCCCTGTCGCCGGCTCCGCCGAGGCGGGCCTCAACACGTCCGTCTGTCGCTCGGGCTCCAGCAGCGGGTGGCACTGCGGAACCATCACGTCGAAGAACTTCACCGCCAACTACGCCGAAGGCCCCGTGTACGGACTCACGTTCACCAGGATGTGCGCGGAGCACGGCGACTCGGGGGGCCCGGTGCTCTGGGGCAACCAGGCGCAGGGCGTGGTCTCGGGCGGCTCGGGCACCTGCGCCGCCACCGGCGGCCACGTGCTCTTCCAGCCGGTGAACGAGATTCTCTCCGCCTACGGCCTGTCGCTCACCACCCAGGGCGCGAGTGAAATCGTCGGGCTCCAGGGCAGTTGCATCGACGTGGCCTACTCCAGCACGGCCAATGGGACGCCGCTCCAGCTCTGGACCTGCAACAGCACGGACGCGCAGAAGTGGAGCTTCCTCGCCGACGGCTCGTTGCGCGCCTTCGGCAAGTGCATGGATGTCACCTGGAGCTCCTCGACGAGCGGCACGCCCCTCCAGCTCTGGGACTGCAACGGCTCGGACGCGCAGAAGTTTTCCTTCAGCGACGCTGGCGAGCTGGTCAATCGGCTGACCCAGAAGTGCGTGACGGTGGAGAGCTCGAGCGGCGGCAACGGCGCGCGCCTGCAGATCTGGGAGTGCATCGGCGCCGCCACCCAGAAGTGGCAGCCGCGCTGA